A window of the Nitrospirae bacterium YQR-1 genome harbors these coding sequences:
- a CDS encoding L,D-transpeptidase family protein: MLKKVFLFISSFFAVATALFCGNVYAVEGTSKEQSHIDSLSGNVFTDNNDNFNVILVDKTTSTLYSVTVKDTVPYIVKDYKVITGENNGSKVREGDLKTPEGFYFITKYIPPEKLDRKLFGDGALTLNYPNIVDKNMGRTGHGIWIHGMGEERNDNKTKGCVALQNKDFEHLKTFLILGTPVIISEHLHFLNIEEYKKKKKKYMDIFKKFITSWEKGDYEGFASFFDTKFKGESNGTAQRYLAEKKKLMQVYPNRKVVTSDINIFTENSNALMYKFNQLYCADNVLSYGTKLLYLTGGGGSDEFKVIAEEFNKMDVEPIVSKHVSTIVSKWRAAWQSKDIEKYISHYSPAFSSDGMNVKQWKAYKKGLFKASKSLKVNAKDIKFKVVSGKRIEVSFTQEYTSDTVSDKGIKTLVLYGCPGDYKIVEESWRHL, from the coding sequence GTGTTAAAGAAGGTATTTTTATTCATCTCGTCGTTTTTTGCTGTTGCAACAGCACTGTTTTGCGGCAATGTATATGCTGTTGAGGGGACTTCCAAGGAGCAGTCCCATATAGACTCCCTCTCCGGTAATGTTTTTACAGACAACAACGATAATTTCAATGTAATACTCGTAGATAAAACCACAAGCACTCTCTATTCGGTAACTGTTAAAGATACCGTTCCATACATCGTAAAAGACTACAAGGTAATAACAGGTGAAAATAATGGTTCAAAAGTAAGAGAAGGGGATTTGAAAACCCCTGAGGGTTTCTATTTCATAACAAAGTATATACCACCGGAGAAGCTGGACCGCAAGCTGTTTGGTGACGGCGCTTTAACGCTTAATTACCCCAACATAGTGGACAAAAACATGGGACGCACCGGGCACGGCATCTGGATTCACGGTATGGGCGAGGAGAGAAACGATAACAAGACCAAGGGTTGTGTTGCTCTACAAAACAAAGACTTTGAACATCTGAAGACCTTTCTTATATTAGGAACGCCTGTGATTATTTCCGAACATCTTCATTTCCTTAACATAGAAGAGTATAAGAAAAAGAAAAAGAAATATATGGATATATTCAAAAAATTTATAACCAGTTGGGAGAAGGGTGATTATGAGGGGTTTGCCAGTTTCTTTGATACTAAGTTCAAAGGGGAGTCAAACGGAACCGCACAGAGATATTTAGCTGAAAAAAAGAAACTTATGCAGGTCTATCCCAACAGAAAAGTGGTAACCTCGGATATAAACATTTTCACTGAGAATTCCAATGCTCTTATGTATAAGTTCAATCAGCTCTACTGTGCCGACAATGTGCTTTCTTACGGCACAAAACTTCTGTACCTGACAGGGGGCGGTGGCAGCGATGAATTTAAGGTAATAGCCGAGGAATTTAACAAGATGGATGTTGAACCTATAGTGTCTAAGCATGTTTCAACCATAGTATCTAAATGGAGAGCGGCATGGCAGTCAAAGGATATCGAAAAGTACATAAGCCATTATTCCCCGGCTTTTTCATCTGACGGGATGAATGTTAAACAATGGAAGGCTTATAAGAAGGGATTATTTAAGGCTTCAAAAAGTTTGAAAGTTAATGCTAAGGATATAAAATTTAAAGTTGTCTCTGGAAAGCGCATAGAGGTAAGTTTCACACAGGAGTACACCTCAGATACGGTTTCAGACAAAGGCATAAAGACACTGGTGTTGTACGGCTGTCCGGGTGACTATAAGATAGTTGAAGAGAGTTGGAGACATCTGTAA
- a CDS encoding class I SAM-dependent methyltransferase translates to MKISDDHITTGVDVQNVLDIFKGQWICKLPPPYDKSEAGAMPLFEDPRLLWAQMYLGGFHNRNILELGPVEGAYSYMLEKMGAQSVLSIETNSVPYMKCLIIKEILELKRSRFHLGNLTEYLRVTEDKFDVCIASGVLYQDINPVELISLISRVCDKFYLWSHYYDKERIKNNALIDGFFTEETSQEHNYQGFKHTLYRYYYGGVPSCSVPDCTTPYSHWMLREDILSALRFFGFEDIQPAFEQPEHPNGPAFSVACFK, encoded by the coding sequence TTGAAAATCAGTGATGACCATATAACCACCGGAGTGGATGTGCAAAATGTGCTTGATATCTTTAAAGGACAGTGGATTTGCAAACTGCCACCGCCATATGACAAATCAGAAGCCGGTGCAATGCCGCTATTTGAAGACCCGAGGCTTCTGTGGGCTCAAATGTATCTTGGAGGTTTTCATAACCGGAACATACTTGAGCTTGGTCCGGTAGAAGGCGCTTATTCATATATGCTCGAAAAGATGGGGGCACAATCAGTACTCTCTATAGAGACAAACTCAGTGCCATACATGAAATGCCTTATTATAAAAGAAATATTGGAGCTTAAGCGGAGCCGGTTCCACCTTGGTAATTTAACAGAGTACCTTCGAGTAACTGAGGATAAATTTGACGTCTGCATTGCAAGTGGTGTTTTGTACCAGGATATAAATCCTGTTGAGTTAATATCGCTTATTTCAAGGGTGTGTGATAAGTTTTACCTTTGGAGCCATTACTACGACAAGGAACGGATAAAAAACAATGCCCTCATAGACGGTTTTTTCACAGAGGAAACATCTCAGGAGCATAACTATCAAGGATTTAAACACACCCTCTATAGGTACTATTACGGCGGGGTGCCTTCCTGTTCCGTCCCCGACTGCACTACCCCTTACAGCCATTGGATGCTCAGAGAAGACATATTGTCTGCACTCAGATTCTTTGGCTTTGAAGATATTCAACCGGCATTTGAACAACCTGAGCACCCCAACGGACCGGCATTTTCAGTTGCTTGTTTTAAATGA
- a CDS encoding site-2 protease family protein → MNMKATTFAQKITPLHVALFFLTLLSTLVAGMIQKGINPLSSPGKFYEGLPFALTLMGILLSHELGHYVASVKHHTLATLPYFIPAPSIFGTFGAFIKMKSPIQTRTALIDIGASGPIAGFVFSLIASIAGLMGSEVVKTTGTEGIVLGDSLLFTLLSKIIIGTPPAGYDIMLNSVAFAGWIGLFVTSLNLLPVGQLDGGHIAYAVTDIGHMWMSRIIVAILACMGGLYWEGWLVWAFLMILLGIHHPPVYFAEFPLHASRKKVAVISLIIFIITFMPSPFILKD, encoded by the coding sequence ATGAATATGAAAGCAACCACCTTTGCACAGAAAATAACACCTCTGCATGTAGCGCTTTTTTTTCTGACATTACTATCCACACTGGTTGCCGGTATGATTCAAAAGGGGATAAACCCATTAAGTTCACCCGGTAAATTCTATGAAGGGTTGCCGTTTGCTCTGACCCTTATGGGGATTCTTCTTTCGCATGAGCTTGGCCACTATGTAGCATCGGTTAAACATCACACATTGGCTACACTTCCGTACTTTATACCGGCGCCGTCTATATTCGGCACATTTGGTGCATTTATAAAAATGAAATCTCCCATTCAAACTCGTACCGCCTTAATAGACATCGGCGCCTCAGGGCCTATAGCCGGATTTGTTTTCTCACTAATCGCCTCAATTGCAGGTCTCATGGGTTCGGAAGTTGTAAAGACAACCGGCACAGAGGGCATAGTTCTGGGTGATTCCTTATTATTTACTCTTTTATCTAAAATTATAATCGGTACACCTCCTGCCGGATACGACATAATGTTAAACTCAGTGGCATTTGCCGGATGGATTGGTCTTTTTGTTACATCGTTAAATCTCCTGCCGGTTGGGCAGCTTGACGGCGGCCATATTGCCTATGCTGTAACAGACATCGGCCACATGTGGATGTCAAGGATAATTGTCGCAATTCTTGCCTGTATGGGCGGGCTCTACTGGGAGGGATGGCTTGTATGGGCTTTTTTAATGATTCTCCTTGGCATACATCACCCGCCGGTTTACTTCGCTGAGTTCCCTCTCCATGCTTCAAGGAAAAAAGTCGCTGTCATCTCTTTAATTATTTTTATTATCACTTTTATGCCGTCTCCTTTTATATTAAAAGATTAA
- the rimO gene encoding 30S ribosomal protein S12 methylthiotransferase RimO, which translates to MTTPTAFIITLGCPKNRVDSENLETLFHKNGINTVSSPKDASFLIINTCGFIEDAKRESIGEILSLIDEKKQGKKILVFGCLAQRYKDELMAEIPEIDAIWGVGSEDEIIRYCKETQISDELTGKKQLRLKMPPNQPYVYLKAAEGCNRSCSFCVIPSIRGKFRSFPVDSIIENAKMQILSGKKELVFVAQDLTSYGSDSNTSLPSLIRAVAAISGDFWIRLLYLYPTSVTDELIACIRDEEKVLKYFDIPFQHSEDRILKAMGRGGGKIHQLKLVEKIRSRIPSATLRTTFIIGHPGETRSDFTALMNFVNEVRFDHLGVFSYSDEEGTLSHTMPKKVSVRTIKKRIDEIMMLQAKISYEKNLAIIGGTYPALIDEAGENVLIGRLARHAPEIDGNVIINLSGDEKMSHKTLSSFINVTITDASEYDLTGKILTTGIK; encoded by the coding sequence ATGACCACCCCTACCGCCTTTATAATTACACTGGGCTGCCCTAAAAACCGGGTGGATTCTGAAAATCTTGAGACCCTCTTTCATAAAAACGGCATAAACACCGTCTCTTCACCTAAAGACGCATCTTTTTTAATTATCAACACCTGTGGGTTTATCGAGGATGCCAAACGGGAATCTATTGGTGAAATCCTCTCACTCATAGACGAAAAAAAACAGGGCAAAAAAATACTTGTTTTTGGTTGTCTGGCGCAAAGGTATAAGGATGAGCTTATGGCGGAAATTCCTGAAATTGATGCTATCTGGGGAGTAGGCAGCGAGGATGAAATAATCCGCTACTGCAAGGAGACCCAAATATCAGATGAGTTAACCGGCAAAAAGCAGCTCCGGCTGAAGATGCCCCCTAATCAACCCTATGTTTATTTAAAAGCAGCCGAGGGCTGCAATCGCAGCTGTTCGTTCTGTGTTATACCCTCAATAAGGGGGAAATTCAGAAGTTTCCCTGTGGATAGCATTATAGAAAACGCTAAAATGCAGATACTGAGCGGTAAGAAGGAGTTGGTTTTTGTAGCTCAGGACCTTACCTCCTATGGCTCAGACTCAAACACATCACTGCCCTCATTAATCAGGGCTGTGGCTGCCATCAGCGGGGATTTTTGGATACGTCTCCTTTACCTCTACCCAACCTCCGTTACTGATGAACTCATTGCGTGCATCAGAGATGAGGAGAAAGTGCTCAAGTATTTTGATATTCCGTTTCAGCACTCCGAGGATAGGATACTAAAAGCTATGGGACGGGGAGGCGGTAAGATTCACCAATTAAAACTTGTAGAAAAAATTCGCAGCCGGATACCTTCAGCAACACTTAGAACAACCTTTATAATCGGGCATCCAGGAGAGACAAGAAGTGATTTTACAGCCCTTATGAATTTTGTTAATGAGGTGCGCTTTGACCACCTTGGTGTGTTTTCGTACTCCGATGAGGAGGGTACACTCTCACACACAATGCCCAAAAAGGTATCTGTCAGAACAATTAAAAAACGTATTGATGAGATAATGATGCTTCAGGCTAAAATCTCATATGAGAAGAATCTGGCTATAATCGGAGGCACATATCCGGCTCTGATTGACGAGGCCGGTGAAAATGTTTTAATCGGACGTCTTGCGCGCCATGCTCCTGAAATTGACGGTAATGTTATTATAAATTTATCCGGCGATGAAAAAATGAGTCACAAAACCCTTTCAAGTTTTATAAACGTAACTATAACCGATGCCTCTGAGTATGATTTAACAGGAAAAATTCTTACTACCGGTATAAAATGA
- a CDS encoding DUF2062 domain-containing protein yields the protein MYILKIRNAFKQLLGLDDPPFLIALSFGIGALIGFSPLFGIHTPLALILAWAFKLNKVSIITGVYLLNPLTMVPIYTFGTWVGIKVLRSDASVANLNFKHVTLSNIGETFGALFWPFFVGNTITSIIGGVLSFLILFYIIKLRSRLKPIEANTLPHNQ from the coding sequence ATGTACATTTTGAAGATTAGAAATGCCTTTAAGCAGCTCCTTGGCCTTGACGATCCTCCTTTTTTGATCGCCCTGTCTTTTGGCATAGGGGCGCTTATCGGGTTCTCTCCGCTCTTTGGCATTCACACCCCCTTAGCCCTTATTCTGGCTTGGGCTTTCAAACTAAATAAGGTGTCTATCATAACAGGTGTCTATCTGTTGAACCCTTTGACTATGGTTCCGATATATACATTTGGCACATGGGTTGGAATTAAAGTCTTACGCAGTGATGCCTCCGTTGCAAATCTTAATTTTAAACACGTGACATTGTCCAATATAGGAGAGACTTTTGGGGCACTTTTTTGGCCGTTTTTTGTCGGCAACACTATAACCAGCATTATTGGAGGTGTATTAAGTTTTCTCATTTTATTTTATATCATCAAACTAAGATCCAGACTAAAACCGATTGAGGCAAACACACTGCCACATAACCAATAA
- the thiL gene encoding thiamine-phosphate kinase, with amino-acid sequence MKNSGMGELSLVKHIRESFFKTAEGLIVGIGDDAAVLKPPRGLLTATTDAMMEGVHFDLSYCTLYQVGYKLVSVNVSDIYAMGGRPLYMLLSLAIPKERAKLCIDEFLNGLRSALTIYDTTLVGGDVTSSQSGLALSATLIGVAENSPVMRAGAKPGDRVYVTGQPGNSAAGLQLLKKIRRQIHLENAETIDDFHIPWSTLKPLITRHLMPTVKHRQFTENINAMIDISDGLSIDLRRLCTESGVGCRLYENYLPVSNELTDSCSYLGVDPIDLCLCGGEDYEYLFTCSSAADVTDAVYIGDIVKEGITIVTKDGNETELKECGYVHFED; translated from the coding sequence ATGAAAAACTCCGGAATGGGTGAGCTGTCCCTTGTAAAACACATAAGGGAGAGCTTTTTTAAAACTGCCGAGGGGCTGATTGTAGGAATTGGGGATGACGCCGCCGTCTTAAAACCTCCGCGCGGTCTTCTTACCGCAACAACAGATGCGATGATGGAGGGGGTACATTTTGACCTTTCGTATTGTACCCTATATCAGGTGGGATATAAACTTGTCAGTGTAAACGTAAGTGATATTTATGCCATGGGAGGGCGTCCGCTTTACATGCTGTTGTCACTTGCAATCCCTAAGGAAAGAGCCAAACTCTGCATTGATGAGTTTTTAAACGGTCTGCGGAGTGCTCTGACTATTTATGATACAACTTTAGTCGGAGGGGATGTGACCTCATCACAGTCAGGGCTGGCCCTAAGTGCCACACTCATAGGAGTTGCAGAAAACAGTCCTGTTATGAGAGCAGGGGCAAAACCAGGCGACAGGGTTTACGTTACGGGGCAGCCCGGAAACTCGGCGGCGGGTTTACAGCTCCTCAAGAAAATCAGGCGCCAGATTCACTTAGAAAACGCCGAGACGATAGATGATTTTCATATACCATGGAGCACCTTGAAGCCGCTTATCACAAGACACCTTATGCCCACAGTCAAACATCGCCAGTTTACTGAAAACATAAACGCTATGATAGACATCAGTGACGGCCTCTCCATTGACCTCAGGCGTCTTTGCACTGAAAGCGGTGTCGGTTGCAGGCTTTATGAAAACTATCTGCCTGTATCTAACGAATTAACTGATTCATGCAGCTACCTTGGAGTTGACCCCATTGATTTATGTCTTTGCGGTGGTGAGGACTATGAATATCTTTTCACCTGTTCCTCTGCCGCCGATGTTACAGATGCTGTTTACATTGGTGATATTGTCAAAGAGGGTATTACAATTGTAACTAAAGACGGCAATGAAACAGAGCTTAAGGAATGTGGGTATGTACATTTTGAAGATTAG
- the lon gene encoding endopeptidase La, with amino-acid sequence MGEADKKIDEKELEIPEMLPVLPVRDIVVFPYMIIPLFVGREKSISSIDSSLSTNRMIMLLTQKDLNTENPAIDELYHTGTVGLIMRMLKLPDGRVKILVQGLTKARCSQIYEKDNIYVAHIQKIEEKKPEVLTLEVEALIRSVKEQIEKALSLGKTILPDIMIVIENLDDPGRLADLVASNIGLKTDQAQYILEIENQFERLKRVSEVLNREIELLIVQQKIQTEARGEIDKTQREYFLREQLKAIQKELGDIDEKMEEIREFRKKIEEAKMPEKVQKEAEKQLKRLEKMHPDSAEAATVRTYLDWLVELPWSKSTKDNINIKTAKKVLNEDHYDLEKIKERILEYLSVRKLNPKMKGPILCFIGPPGVGKTSLGKSIARALGKEFVRMSLGGVRDEAEIRGHRRTYVGALPGRIIQGIKQAGTNNPVFMLDEVDKIGTDFRGDPSSALLEVLDPEQNNSFVDHYIAVAFDLTKVMFITTGNIADTIPGPLKDRMEIISLSGYTAEEKNGIAINYLIPKQFQEHGLTKGVLRISNSALNLLITQYTREAGVRNLERTIAKLCRKVAKQIAEGKRRKFLVTNKNLSKYLGAPRFLPEEEMKKDEVGVTTGLAWTESGGDIIYVEATTMKGKGNLTITGQLGDVMKESAQAALSYVRSRAKELGINEDVFSEKDIHIHVPAGAIPKDGPSAGITITTAVASALIGVPVHKNIAMTGEVTLRGTVLPIGGLKEKTLAAKRLGIRRIIIPNRNQKDLDDIPKYIRKDMEFILAETMDNVLEIALKKPAAT; translated from the coding sequence ATGGGTGAAGCTGATAAAAAAATAGATGAAAAAGAGCTTGAAATTCCGGAAATGCTGCCGGTACTGCCGGTCAGAGATATAGTTGTATTTCCTTATATGATAATCCCTTTATTTGTAGGACGTGAAAAGTCCATCAGCTCTATAGATTCATCATTAAGCACCAACAGGATGATAATGCTGCTGACCCAGAAGGACCTCAACACTGAAAACCCCGCCATAGATGAGCTTTATCATACAGGCACTGTAGGGCTTATTATGCGTATGCTGAAGCTACCGGACGGACGCGTTAAAATACTGGTTCAGGGGCTTACAAAAGCACGTTGCTCCCAAATATACGAAAAAGACAACATCTATGTTGCCCATATACAGAAAATTGAGGAAAAAAAACCGGAGGTTCTCACCCTGGAGGTAGAGGCCCTTATACGCTCGGTTAAGGAGCAGATAGAGAAAGCTCTGTCTTTGGGTAAGACGATTTTACCCGATATTATGATAGTGATAGAAAACCTCGATGACCCCGGCAGGCTTGCAGATTTAGTTGCTTCAAACATCGGGTTAAAAACTGACCAGGCGCAGTATATTCTTGAGATTGAGAACCAGTTTGAACGGCTAAAGAGGGTGAGTGAGGTTCTTAACCGTGAAATTGAGCTCCTCATAGTGCAGCAGAAAATCCAGACGGAGGCTCGCGGTGAGATAGATAAAACCCAGAGGGAGTACTTCCTCAGAGAGCAGCTTAAGGCTATACAGAAAGAGCTTGGCGATATAGACGAAAAGATGGAGGAGATCCGGGAATTCAGAAAGAAAATCGAAGAGGCGAAGATGCCTGAAAAGGTTCAAAAGGAAGCTGAGAAACAGCTTAAACGCCTTGAGAAAATGCACCCGGACAGTGCAGAGGCCGCCACTGTCAGAACATACCTCGACTGGCTTGTGGAATTGCCGTGGTCTAAATCCACTAAAGACAACATCAACATAAAAACGGCAAAAAAAGTATTAAATGAAGACCACTACGATCTGGAAAAAATAAAGGAGCGGATTTTAGAGTATCTTAGCGTAAGAAAGTTAAATCCGAAAATGAAGGGGCCGATTCTATGTTTTATAGGGCCGCCCGGAGTGGGAAAGACCTCGCTTGGAAAGTCCATAGCAAGGGCGCTGGGCAAGGAGTTTGTGCGTATGTCCCTTGGCGGGGTGCGAGATGAGGCTGAAATACGAGGCCACAGGAGAACCTACGTGGGTGCATTGCCGGGCAGAATCATACAGGGCATAAAACAAGCCGGAACTAATAATCCCGTCTTTATGCTTGACGAGGTTGATAAAATCGGTACGGATTTCAGGGGAGACCCCTCATCAGCCCTCCTTGAGGTTCTTGACCCGGAGCAGAATAACTCTTTCGTTGACCACTACATTGCAGTGGCCTTTGATCTTACTAAAGTCATGTTTATAACCACGGGCAATATCGCCGACACCATTCCAGGACCACTTAAGGACAGAATGGAAATAATCAGTCTCTCCGGTTACACGGCTGAGGAGAAAAACGGCATAGCAATAAATTATCTGATTCCTAAACAGTTTCAGGAACACGGTCTTACAAAGGGAGTGCTGAGAATATCCAACTCAGCCCTTAACCTTCTCATCACTCAATATACAAGAGAGGCCGGCGTAAGAAATCTCGAGCGTACTATAGCCAAACTATGCCGTAAAGTAGCTAAACAGATAGCCGAGGGGAAGCGCAGAAAGTTTCTCGTAACTAATAAGAACCTTTCAAAGTATCTGGGAGCACCGAGGTTTTTACCGGAAGAGGAAATGAAAAAAGACGAGGTCGGTGTCACTACAGGATTGGCATGGACAGAAAGCGGCGGTGACATTATATATGTTGAAGCCACCACAATGAAAGGCAAAGGCAACCTTACCATAACCGGGCAGCTTGGTGATGTTATGAAAGAATCGGCTCAGGCGGCTCTTTCGTATGTCCGTTCCCGAGCCAAAGAACTCGGCATTAACGAGGATGTTTTCTCAGAAAAAGATATTCACATACACGTACCGGCCGGTGCTATTCCAAAAGACGGCCCCTCTGCGGGCATTACTATAACAACGGCTGTTGCCTCAGCTCTTATCGGTGTCCCTGTCCACAAAAACATTGCTATGACCGGTGAGGTAACTCTCAGAGGAACGGTCCTGCCTATTGGCGGTCTTAAAGAAAAAACTCTTGCAGCAAAACGGCTCGGCATAAGAAGAATCATAATACCAAACAGAAATCAAAAGGATCTGGACGATATACCCAAGTATATCAGAAAGGACATGGAGTTTATACTTGCTGAGACCATGGATAACGTCCTTGAAATAGCTTTAAAGAAACCGGCTGCAACATAG
- a CDS encoding Hsp20/alpha crystallin family protein encodes MAVSAVFKQAGKDYIMKKATVSEITNIKECMFYSTDAARAMPLMDIYETDDLLVFEIDAPGIILEEVNVKVCDDLVVIEGDRRKTTRSEGSRFLCMERCYDHFKRVVKLPVKVNVATGKAVYSKGVIRLTFEKIKDRVIQITIERGTIGD; translated from the coding sequence ATGGCAGTTAGTGCAGTTTTTAAACAAGCCGGCAAAGATTATATTATGAAAAAGGCAACTGTGTCAGAGATTACAAACATAAAAGAGTGTATGTTTTATAGCACTGATGCCGCAAGAGCAATGCCTCTTATGGACATATATGAAACTGATGACCTGCTTGTGTTTGAGATAGATGCGCCTGGGATAATCCTGGAAGAGGTCAATGTAAAAGTCTGTGATGACCTTGTGGTAATTGAGGGAGACAGGAGGAAGACAACACGCTCTGAAGGAAGCCGTTTCCTCTGTATGGAAAGGTGTTATGATCACTTCAAACGTGTGGTGAAACTACCGGTAAAGGTTAATGTTGCTACCGGCAAGGCTGTTTACTCCAAAGGCGTAATAAGGCTTACTTTTGAAAAGATTAAGGACAGAGTTATACAAATTACTATCGAAAGAGGGACAATAGGAGATTGA
- a CDS encoding OmpH family outer membrane protein, whose protein sequence is MITKTTKSFLILPVMVFLQILTVYASHALSAEAVRIGIFEIQKIIAEAKPVKQYRKRYDDTLTQKKAPLLQKEEEAKKLKEKIDKGDLKLDEKLKLEEQFAQKLRELKRQKEDLDQEVLQMEKWLKAQVFKDLNEIIAEIGKKDDYTIVIERNTGGIAYAKPAIDLTDKIIELYNQKK, encoded by the coding sequence ATGATAACTAAAACAACAAAAAGTTTTTTAATACTCCCTGTAATGGTATTTCTGCAAATACTTACAGTGTATGCTTCCCATGCGCTAAGTGCTGAAGCTGTAAGGATTGGAATATTTGAAATTCAGAAGATAATAGCTGAGGCTAAACCGGTAAAACAATACCGGAAAAGATATGATGATACGCTTACGCAAAAGAAAGCCCCTCTTTTACAGAAAGAAGAGGAGGCTAAAAAATTAAAGGAAAAAATAGACAAGGGCGACCTCAAACTGGATGAAAAGTTAAAACTGGAAGAACAGTTCGCCCAAAAACTTAGAGAGCTAAAACGCCAGAAAGAGGACCTCGATCAGGAAGTGCTTCAAATGGAAAAATGGCTGAAAGCTCAGGTTTTTAAGGACCTTAATGAAATAATAGCAGAAATAGGGAAAAAGGACGATTATACAATTGTAATAGAAAGAAACACAGGCGGTATTGCTTATGCCAAACCTGCTATTGATTTAACTGACAAAATCATAGAATTGTACAACCAAAAGAAATAA
- a CDS encoding tetratricopeptide repeat protein, giving the protein MKKSSIILFSFIFLIMSTGILYGAADYVSEGIAQFKEGNYEEALELFKKAQQGQPGTSTISYYLGVTYKKIGDLKSAEKYFKESLHFVPPVADAYIELIGTLYVSDKLDEARQWIQKAENDKILPGQIAFLKGLVLLKDNDNEGAISSFKKAKELDSTVIQAADFHLAIAYSKERQFDEAGGYLDKVVAADPTSDMASFAKEYQKEIAKGKEAFKEWQFTVGVSYRYDDNVLSKPIDDIPGVDISGEKDSAILNLFRIDYRPNLGSKWFFNAQYNFLSTVYFKNETHNLFINSLSLSPGYNFKDSALSFPLTYTHAILKDKSYMGVLSLKPIYNWIFVPNNIAQAYVGYELRDMMAKIYDPDENRDSNKFLGGFGYVYVFSKGQGMFNLKYEYSYDDTVGSNWVNDGHKINAGLVVPIEEKLSGIITGEAFFQNYKNEHNVFYVHRKDDSYTFGASLVWQALKNFNVNFNYTHTDVTSNIYIYEYKRNMFTTGVEYRF; this is encoded by the coding sequence ATGAAAAAATCGTCAATTATACTGTTTTCGTTTATATTTCTAATAATGAGTACCGGCATTTTATATGGAGCTGCAGATTATGTCTCAGAGGGAATAGCCCAGTTTAAGGAGGGCAATTACGAGGAAGCACTGGAACTCTTTAAAAAAGCACAGCAGGGACAGCCGGGCACATCAACTATATCTTACTACCTGGGTGTTACTTACAAAAAAATAGGTGATTTAAAAAGTGCTGAGAAGTATTTTAAAGAATCCCTCCATTTTGTGCCACCGGTGGCAGATGCATATATTGAGCTGATAGGCACCCTCTACGTCTCAGATAAACTAGATGAGGCGCGCCAGTGGATTCAAAAAGCGGAAAACGACAAAATACTCCCAGGACAAATCGCTTTTTTAAAGGGACTGGTATTGCTTAAAGACAATGACAACGAGGGGGCAATAAGCTCATTTAAAAAAGCAAAGGAGCTCGATTCAACAGTCATTCAGGCTGCGGATTTTCATCTGGCTATAGCGTACAGCAAGGAGAGGCAATTTGATGAGGCAGGCGGCTATCTCGACAAAGTGGTTGCGGCAGACCCTACCTCTGATATGGCGTCATTTGCAAAAGAGTACCAAAAGGAAATAGCAAAAGGCAAGGAGGCATTTAAAGAATGGCAATTTACCGTTGGTGTATCCTACAGGTATGACGACAATGTACTGTCCAAACCCATTGATGATATCCCTGGAGTAGATATATCAGGCGAGAAGGACAGCGCCATTCTGAACCTCTTCAGAATTGATTACCGTCCAAACCTTGGCAGCAAGTGGTTTTTTAATGCTCAGTACAATTTCCTTAGTACTGTCTATTTTAAAAACGAAACACATAACCTGTTTATAAATAGTTTATCACTAAGCCCGGGGTATAATTTCAAGGACTCCGCTCTGTCCTTCCCCCTTACATACACACATGCGATACTTAAAGATAAGTCCTACATGGGGGTTTTGTCACTTAAGCCTATTTACAACTGGATTTTTGTGCCAAACAATATAGCACAGGCATATGTGGGCTATGAATTGCGTGATATGATGGCAAAGATATATGATCCGGATGAAAACCGTGATTCCAACAAGTTTCTGGGCGGCTTCGGTTATGTTTATGTTTTCTCCAAAGGCCAGGGAATGTTTAACTTAAAGTACGAGTACTCATATGACGACACTGTGGGTAGTAACTGGGTAAATGACGGACATAAAATAAATGCCGGTCTTGTCGTGCCTATCGAGGAAAAACTATCCGGTATCATTACGGGCGAGGCTTTTTTCCAAAACTACAAGAATGAACACAACGTGTTTTATGTTCACAGAAAGGATGATTCATACACCTTTGGCGCCAGCCTTGTCTGGCAGGCACTGAAGAATTTTAACGTCAACTTTAACTACACACATACAGATGTTACCTCCAATATTTACATCTATGAATACAAACGAAACATGTTTACCACAGGGGTTGAGTACAGGTTTTAG